A region from the Cannabis sativa cultivar Pink pepper isolate KNU-18-1 chromosome 9, ASM2916894v1, whole genome shotgun sequence genome encodes:
- the LOC133030793 gene encoding ubiquitin receptor RAD23d-like codes for MLIHQGKVLKDMTTLEENAVAENSFIVIMLTKTKAAPSGASSASGGVVSQAQPVSAPTPISTTPSTTTSQIPASAAAQ; via the exons ATGCTTATTCATCAAGGGAAAGTTCTCAAGGATATGACTACTCTTGAAGAAAATGCAGTTGCGGAGAACAGTTTTATAGTCATCATGTTGACTAAG ACAAAGGCAGCACCAAGCGGGGCCTCAAGTGCATCAGGGGGAGTCGTAAGCCAG gcCCAACCTGTTAGTGCGCCTACTCCAATATCAACAACACCGTCTACAACAACTTCTCAGATTCCTGCCTCAGCTGCGGCACAGTGA
- the LOC115722012 gene encoding uncharacterized protein LOC115722012 isoform X2, which produces MGRTSTRRRAAKGKSVRFESASSQECSDENNDVRLQKRPKRSCTNRQRINQNSHSSATMARLGSLGSHDNNNCDLRSERRLRRKRTNKQCYKPKSRSKASKATKKNITGEKSELLKPLSFSNIRSKHGDYDHIDNDNDVVALSDEEDVYDPVHIKFLQCLRRNGNSYSAEFVDEIGVTKLIDYDIEEDVRPSMRFGFENQLLPFDEDDSKDVDEDALQDVHSNLKHGLDADCELEDDEILYLRYLDGIEDDENTTPKKSKKVEEIQLGNESNLEDESDDICQDYRTFLDYLEKKDEETMFEDDDDVQILTTDENPRDVIDVDNSTLAKDGNRSQSQSRFRKELLEILRSPYNPQQRKELWDEVSDRKPKVKDRQLRNRTKSCRLKNSPGQSYLDQHKDQIELAKNDDLKTLNLLRGFFYWLKNLPHGMLPPWKDPSLLEV; this is translated from the exons ATGGGTCGTACTTCAACAAGGAGAAGGGCTGCGAAGGGAAAGAGTGTCCGATTTGAGAGTGCATCTAGTCAGGAATGTAGTGATGAAAACAATGATGTTAGGCTGCAGAAGCGACCAAAGAGAAGTTGCACCAATCGCCAAAGAATTAACCAAAACTCTCACAGCAGCGCAACGATGGCTCGGTTAGGGAGCTTAGGATCTCATGATAATAATAACTGTGATTTGAGGTCAGAGAGGCGATTGAGGAGAAAGAGAACAAATAAACAATGTTACAAGCCAAAATCTCGCAGCAAGGcttcaaaggcaacaaaaaaGAACATAACTGGAGAAAAATCAGAGCTTTTGAAACCTCTGAGTTTTTCAAACATTAGAAGTAAGCATGGTGATTATGATCATATTGATAATGATAATGATGTTGTTGCTCTGTCTGATGAAGAGGACGTGTATGATCCTGTGCATATCAAGTTCTTACAATGTTTGAGGCGAAATGGAAACTCATATTCAGCTGAGTTTGTTGATGAGATTGGTGTGACTAAGCTAATCGACTATGACATAGAAGAGGACGTGCGCCCTAGTATGAGATTTGGCTTTGAAAATCAACTTCTGCCTTTTGACGAAGATGATTCAAAAGATGTTGATGAAGATGCTTTACAAGATGTGCATTCTAATTTGAAACATGGTTTAGATGCTGATTGCGAACTGGAAGATGATGAAATTTTGTATCTCAGATATCTGGATGGTATTGAAGATGATGAGAATACAACACCAAAGAAATCTAAAAAAGTTGAGGAGATTCAACTTGGGAACGAATCCAACCTAGAAGATGAAAGTGATGATATATGTCAAGACTATCGCACTTTTCTGGATTACCTGgaaaaaaaagatgaagaaaccatgtttgaggatgatgatgatgtgCAAATACTTACAACGGATGAGAACCCTCGTGACGTA ATAGATGTAGACAACTCTACTTTGGCTAAAGATGGCAACAGAAGTCAATCCCAATCCCGGTTTAGGAAGGAGCTCTTGGAAATATTGAGAAGCCCTTATAACCCACAACAGCGTAAAGAGCTTTGGGACGAAGTATCTGATCGCAAGCCCAAAGTTAAAGACAGACAGTTGCGGAACAGAACAAAATCATGTCGTTTGAAAAACAGCCCTGGACAATCGTATCTTGATCAACATAAAG ATCAGATAGAGCTAGCCAAGAATGATGATCTTAAAACTCTAAATCTCTTAAGGGGATTCTTTTACTGGTTGAAG AATTTGCCGCATGGAATGTTACCCCCTTGGAAAGATCCATCCTTATTGGAAGTGTGA
- the LOC115722012 gene encoding uncharacterized protein LOC115722012 isoform X1, which translates to MGRTSTRRRAAKGKSVRFESASSQECSDENNDVRLQKRPKRSCTNRQRINQNSHSSATMARLGSLGSHDNNNCDLRSERRLRRKRTNKQCYKPKSRSKASKATKKNITGEKSELLKPLSFSNIRSKHGDYDHIDNDNDVVALSDEEDVYDPVHIKFLQCLRRNGNSYSAEFVDEIGVTKLIDYDIEEDVRPSMRFGFENQLLPFDEDDSKDVDEDALQDVHSNLKHGLDADCELEDDEILYLRYLDGIEDDENTTPKKSKKVEEIQLGNESNLEDESDDICQDYRTFLDYLEKKDEETMFEDDDDVQILTTDENPRDVIDVDNSTLAKDGNRSQSQSRFRKELLEILRSPYNPQQRKELWDEVSDRKPKVKDRQLRNRTKSCRLKNSPGQSYLDQHKDFADQIELAKNDDLKTLNLLRGFFYWLKNLPHGMLPPWKDPSLLEV; encoded by the exons ATGGGTCGTACTTCAACAAGGAGAAGGGCTGCGAAGGGAAAGAGTGTCCGATTTGAGAGTGCATCTAGTCAGGAATGTAGTGATGAAAACAATGATGTTAGGCTGCAGAAGCGACCAAAGAGAAGTTGCACCAATCGCCAAAGAATTAACCAAAACTCTCACAGCAGCGCAACGATGGCTCGGTTAGGGAGCTTAGGATCTCATGATAATAATAACTGTGATTTGAGGTCAGAGAGGCGATTGAGGAGAAAGAGAACAAATAAACAATGTTACAAGCCAAAATCTCGCAGCAAGGcttcaaaggcaacaaaaaaGAACATAACTGGAGAAAAATCAGAGCTTTTGAAACCTCTGAGTTTTTCAAACATTAGAAGTAAGCATGGTGATTATGATCATATTGATAATGATAATGATGTTGTTGCTCTGTCTGATGAAGAGGACGTGTATGATCCTGTGCATATCAAGTTCTTACAATGTTTGAGGCGAAATGGAAACTCATATTCAGCTGAGTTTGTTGATGAGATTGGTGTGACTAAGCTAATCGACTATGACATAGAAGAGGACGTGCGCCCTAGTATGAGATTTGGCTTTGAAAATCAACTTCTGCCTTTTGACGAAGATGATTCAAAAGATGTTGATGAAGATGCTTTACAAGATGTGCATTCTAATTTGAAACATGGTTTAGATGCTGATTGCGAACTGGAAGATGATGAAATTTTGTATCTCAGATATCTGGATGGTATTGAAGATGATGAGAATACAACACCAAAGAAATCTAAAAAAGTTGAGGAGATTCAACTTGGGAACGAATCCAACCTAGAAGATGAAAGTGATGATATATGTCAAGACTATCGCACTTTTCTGGATTACCTGgaaaaaaaagatgaagaaaccatgtttgaggatgatgatgatgtgCAAATACTTACAACGGATGAGAACCCTCGTGACGTA ATAGATGTAGACAACTCTACTTTGGCTAAAGATGGCAACAGAAGTCAATCCCAATCCCGGTTTAGGAAGGAGCTCTTGGAAATATTGAGAAGCCCTTATAACCCACAACAGCGTAAAGAGCTTTGGGACGAAGTATCTGATCGCAAGCCCAAAGTTAAAGACAGACAGTTGCGGAACAGAACAAAATCATGTCGTTTGAAAAACAGCCCTGGACAATCGTATCTTGATCAACATAAAG ATTTTGCAGATCAGATAGAGCTAGCCAAGAATGATGATCTTAAAACTCTAAATCTCTTAAGGGGATTCTTTTACTGGTTGAAG AATTTGCCGCATGGAATGTTACCCCCTTGGAAAGATCCATCCTTATTGGAAGTGTGA